GCACCGTCCTCGGGCGGGCCGGCGCCGGCCGCGGTGATCAGGGCCGTCGTCATCGGCGGGTACAGCACCAGGATCTGCTCGATGCCGGCGTTGTAGACCACACCCACCTCTCCGACGCTCACCAGATTCGCAAGCAGCAACGGCAGGGTCGGTTTCAGTTCCTGCAACAGGGATTCGGTTTCGGCAGCGGCACCCGGTCCGACGTCGAGCAGGGCTCGCAGGTCGGGGTCGCTCTCGCGCAGGCGGTCGGTGAAGGTGACCATGTCGCGTGTCCACGACCGGATCGCATCGCTCGTGACCACCTGCGTGTCGAGCAGCGGACCGATCTGGTCGATCAACTGCCGTGTCTCGGCACTGTTCGCCGAGGCCTCCTGCACGAACAGGCGCGTCGAGTCGATCAGTTCCTGCAGTTCGGGTCCGGAGCCGTTGAACGCGTCGAACGCCTCGTCCACCACGGTCTGCAGCCGGGTGTCGCTGATCGAGGCGAGCAACACGTCGGCCTGGTCGAGCAGGGCACCGACCTCCTGCGGCACGCTCGTGCGGTCGATCGGGATCACGTCGCCGTCGGCCAGGCGTTCGCCGCCCGAACCGTCGGCTCGGGGAACGAGATCGACGTACTGTTCGCCGACAGCCGAGACGCTGCGCACCGCCGCGTCCACATCGGCGGGAATCTTCGCGTCGCTGTCGATGGACAGCAACGCCTCGACCCCTGTCGGCGACAGGGCGACGCTCCGCACGGTGCCGACGGTGTTTCCGCGATAGGTGACGTTCGAGTGCGGATACAGACCGCCGGTCGACTGCAGTTCGACGACGATCTCGTACCGTCCGATCCCGAACAGCGCCGGCAACTTCACGTACATCAGCGACATCACGACGAGTCCGACGACCGTGAGGATCGCGAAGATCGTGAGCTGGATGCGGACGAACCGCGTGAGCATCATGGTGCGGGCACCCCCAGGGGCAGGCCGGGAATGGTGATCTCACCGATGCCGGGGATCGTCAGTTTCCCTTCGGGACCGGGAGGCGGCGGCGGGGGTGGTTCGAGCGGTGCGCGGAACGGGTCCGTCGCCTGTGCGGCGAGTCCCGCGTCGCGGCCGAGGATGCCTTCCGGGCCGGCGAGGCGTCCCGCGAGCGGCGTCCCGGACAGGAAGTTCAGGTCGAGGCGGTCGAGGGTGAGGTCGATCGTCATCGCGAGGTTCGCGTAGTCGCCGCGGATGATGTTGTTGATGCCCGCCTGCGGGAAGGGATAGGTGAGCAGCACACCGAGCACCTCGGTCAGGGCACTGCCCGAATCGGCCAGGGCCTTCAACGTCGGCGCGAGCCCTTCGAGATTCGCCTTCAGATCGTCGTTCGAGGTCTCGACGATCCGGCTCGCCACGGTGCTCAGTTCACCGAGCGAACTCATCGCGGCGGTGAGGTTCGAACGCTGATCCGAGAGCACCTCCAGCGCGGGTGGCAACTCCTCGAGGGCGCGGACGAGTGTCGCGTTCTGGTCGTCGACGGTCGCGGCCAGCCGGTCCATGCCCTCCAGCGCCGCGATGATGTCGCCGCGCTGCGTGTCGAGGGTGGACACCAGTTCGTCCAGGCGCGGGAGCAGATTCCGGATCGAGTCCTCCCGGCCGACGAGCGCCGCGTTCAGTTCGGTGGTGATGTCGTTGATCTGCGCGAGTCCACCACCGTTGAGCACCACCGACAGCGACGAGAGTGTCTGTTCGGTGGTCGGATACGCACCGGCGCGTTCGAGCGGGATGACGTCGCCGTCCTCGAGCCGGCCCTGCGGGGGTTCGCCGACGGGCGGGATCAGTTCGAGGTGTTGCGACCCGAGCAGACTCGTCTGCCCGATCCGGGCGAGCGAGTTGGCCGGAACGATCACGCCTTCGTCGAGCGAAACCGTCACGAGCGCGTGCCAGCCGTCGAGTTCGATCCCCGAGATCGACCCCACAGTGACGTCGTCGACCCGCACGGGCGAGTTCTGGGTCAGGGTCGTCACGTTGGGCATCTCGATCTGCACCTCGTAGGCACCCTCCCCGCGGCCGGCGCTGCCGGGCATGGGAATCGAGTTGAGTCCGTCCCACTCGCAGGCGGTGAGCGTCGTGCTCACCGCGACCGCGGTGGCCGCGACGCCCAGGCGGCGGAACATCGAGCGGCCGGTCATCGCACTCCTCCCGGCTGCAGCAGAGAACCCAGATCCTGCGGGACCTGCAGCGACGGCAGGCCACCGAGGATCCCGTCGACCGGCGACGCGGTCTCCGAGGACGACGGCTCGGGCGCGGTGCCACGACCTGCCGACGCCTCCTCGAGCCAGGTTTCGGTGTAGACGATGTCGTCGGGGAAGGCCTGCACACCGGCAAGCGGATTGACCAGCAGCGGAAGGTAGTTGGCGTTGATGGACGACAGCACCGGGCCGAGTTGCTGGCGGCACAGTTCCTCGCTGCGCTCGGAGGTCGCGTTCGCGGCGGCCGCGACCGACCCGCACATCCACTCGACGGGGTTGGCGAGGTTGTTGATCGCGAGTGCGCCCGTGAGCGAACCCTGCGCCGGCTTGTAGATGTTGTAGAAGTTCGCGAGGGAGGTCGGGCCGGAGTGCAGCACCCGCTCGATCTCGGGACGTTTGCGGACCAGCACCTCGGTCGCATCGGCCAGCCGCTCCACCGATTCGGTGAGCTCGGCCCGGTTGTCCTGCACGAACCGCTGTACGTCGCCGACGGCGATGTTCAACTCGGACAAGGAGACACCGAGCTGGTCGGAGCTCTGCGCGAGCACGTCCGAGACCGACGCGAGACGACCGCCGAACTGCACGATCTGTTCGTTGCTCGACGAGAGGACCGACACGAAGGTCTGCAGGTTGCGGACCGTCGAGAACAGATCGGTGCGTCCCTCCGAGAGCGTGCGCATCGTGTCCGACAGCTCCCGAAGGGCCTCGCGCACGGTCTGCCCGTTGCCCTCGAGATTCTCGGCCGCGGTGTCGATGAACCGGCCGAGAGATCCCTGCGGATCGAGTTCCTCGGGACCGAGCGCTTCGGACAATCGCATCAGTTCGGTCTTGATCTGGTCCCACTCCACGGGAGAGGCCGTGCGCTGCATCGGGATCGTCGCGCCGTCCTCGATCGTCGGGCCACCCGAGTACACAGGGGTGAGCTGGACGAAGCGCGCCGAGACGAGACTCTGCGCGATGACGACGGCACTCGCATCGGACGGGATCTCGACGCCGTCGTCGACCTTCATCGTCACCTGTACGAGGTCGTCGCGGGGTTCGATGTCGCTGATGCGCCCCACCGAGACGCCGAGCACCCGCACGTCGTCGCCCTCGTACAGGCCGCTGGTGGACGCGAATTCGGCGTGGATCGTGCGTTTGCCGAGGTCCGGCAGGACGAACACGGCGAGGGCGCCGAGCACGAGCACGACGACGGCGCCGATGATCACCGGCACCAGCAGGGGTGGGCGACGGCGGGCGGTCGTCGGGGCGGTATCGGTACTCATTCGCCGTCCCTCTTGATAGTCGGGGGCCCGTCCGGGATCACGTCCTGGAGATCCTCGGGGAGAAGATCGGGCGCGACCTGGCTGTCCACGATGGCCTTCCACCACGGCGCCGGCAGGATGTTGGACACGTAGGCGTTGAAGAACGGTCCGCTGGCGACGGATTCCCCGAGTGCGCTGATGTACGGGCCCAGGCCGTCGAGCGCCCCGGCGATGTTCTCCTTGTTCGCCTGCAGGTTGGCCGTCACGAGGTTGAGCTTCTCGAGTGTCGGTGCCATCTGCGCCTGGTTGTCCTGCACGAGCCCGGTGAGCTGACGTGAGACGGAGGAGATGTTCGCGATCAGTTCGGTGATGGCGTCGCGGCGCAGGCTCAGTTCGCCGAACAGGGCGTTCGCGTCGACGATGAGCGCGTTGACCTGGTCGCTGCGCTCGGCCAGGATGCCCGTCACGCTCTCGGCACGCTCGAGCAGTTGGTGCAACGACTCGTCGCGGGCGTTGATCGACTGCGACAGGCGGGTCATGCCCTCCAGGGCGCCCTGGATCTCGGGCGGGGTGTTCTCGAGGGTTTGCGACAGCGCGTCGAGCGAGTCGTTGATGCGATCGGTGTCGAGTTCGGAGACGGTCGTCGTGAGATCGCCGAGTGCGTCGGTCAGTGAGTACGGCGAATTGGTGTGCTCGATACCGATGATCGAGTTCGGGCGCATCACACCGTCGCCACCGGGGCGCAGCGCCAGCGATTTCCGGCCGAGCACGGTGTTGGTCTTGATGTCGGCTCCGGTGGTGTCGCCGAGCCCGATACCGTCCCGGATGCGGAAACTCACCAGCACGGCCTGACCGTCGAGGCGCACCTCGGTGACGTCGCCGACGTTCACGCCGGCGAGCATGACGTCGTCGCCGGGCACCAGACCGCCGGCGTCCTGGAAGCGCGCCGAGTAGCTCAGACCCCCGGAGAGGAAGTGCAGCTGGTCGTACTGCAGACCGGCGAGAACGATCGCGGCGGACACGGCCAGGCCGATGATGCCCGTCCGGATGTAGTTGGGGTCACGGGGTGCACTCATTCGACCTTCGCACACCTTCCCGTGTCGTGGTTCGCCGTGGTGTACCGGATGGTGGTTCCGTCCGGTCCGGAGAACTTGAAAGTATTGGCACAGAGGAAGAATTGGAAGAAGTTTCCGTATGCACCCACGCGGATGAGCTTCTTGTAGTCGGAGGGCAGGCGTTCGAGCGTGCGGTTGATGTCATCCTTGCCGAGGTCGAGCTGGGTCATGGTGCGGTTCGTCTCGGCGATGACCGTCTGCAAGTCGGGCCGGTTGTTCTGCAACAGCGCGGCGAGATCCGCGGTGCCGGAGGCGATCGGCGGGATCGACGCGCCGATGGGATCACGATCGGCGGACAGCCCGCCCACCAGGGTGTGCAGCTGTTCGATCGTGTTCTCGAACTCGCGGTCGTGATCGTCGATCGTGCCGAGGACGGCGTTGAGGTTGTCGATGACGTCGCCGATCAGCTGGTCGCGGTCGGCGAGTGAGTTGGTGAACGAGTTGGTGTTCCCCAGCAGCGACACGAGCGTGTCGCCCTGCCCCTGGAAGACCTGCAACAGAGCTCCGGAGAGGTCGTTGACCTGCTGCGCGTCGAGGCCCTGCAACAGCGGCTTGAACCCGCCGAGGAGCAGGTCGAGATCGAGGGCGGGTTCGGTCTGCTCGATCGGGATGTTGCCACCGGCGGGCAGGACGTCGACGCTGCCGGCACCTTCGAGCAGTTCGAGATACCGGTCGCCGACGAGGTTCTCGTATCGCACGGTGGCGCGGGTGCCGGTGAACAGCGTGTGCTTCGCATCCACGTCGAACTCGATCTCGGCGGTGTTGTCGCGGCCGATGTCGACCGTCTTAACCGAACCGACCTGCACCCCGGCGATGCGGACCTTGTCGCCGGCACCGAGACCGGAGACGTCCGTGAAGGTGGCCCGGTAGTTCTCGGTGCCGGTGAACCGCGCCTGGCTGAACACGACGGCCAGCCCGGCGAAGATCAACGTCATCGTGACGGCGAAGATCAGGAACTTGACGGTGGTCGCTCTCATGGTCACCGCCCGCCCGCGAGATGGTCGCCGAACAGGTACTGGAAGATCGTCGGGTAGCGGATCCAGGCTTCCGTTGCGGGCTTGTAGGGCGTTTCGCCGGTGTTCGACACGACGAACGGCGCGTGACCGTCGCGGCGCGGGTCGAAGTTCGGCAGGCCCCAGCAGTTCGGTCCGCCGGTCGCGCCGACCACGGGCAGATCCTGGGCGTCGTTGTACGGCGTCGCGCCACCCATGAAGCTGGTGCTCAGCATCAGCGCGGCGTACTCCCCGGTGCCGGCCATCGGTTCGAACGCCACCCGGGCGTCGTTGAGACCGACGATGAAGCAGGTCAATTGCGGCGAGTACTCACCGAGCAGGCCGGTGGTGCGGCTCAGGCTGTCGAGTGCGGTGGTCAACTGTGTTTCGTTCTCCCCCAGGACGTCCCGTCCGGTGTTCGCGAGACCGGTGAGGTTCATCAGTAGCAGATCGAGTTGCTGTTGTTCGTCGACGACGGTGTTGCCGACGTCGATGGCGTTGCCGATCGTGGTCATGAGGTCGGAGGCCGTGTCGGCGTAGACGTCGGTCACCTGCGCAGCCGAGACGAGGTCGGCCTGCAGTTGCGGCAGCGACGGATTCATCTCGACGAGATACGCATCGGCCTCGGCCAGGGCGGCACCGAGGGCGTCGCCGCGTCCGTTGAGCGCTTCCGACAGCGCGCCGAGGGTGGCGTTGAGCTTCTCGGGCTGGATCTGGGCGAGCACGTCGGACAGGTGCTCGAAGACCGTGTTGAGCTCGACGGTGACGTTGTCGGCCGCGATTACGGCGCCTTCCTGCATCGGCACCGAGGACGGATCGTCGGGGACGACGATGTCGACGAACTTGGCACCGAAGACGGTGGTGGATTCGATCGCCACCCGTGCGTTCGACGGGATGAGCTGCATCTGCCCGGGCTGCATGTCGAGATGCAGGACCGCACCGGCCGGTGTGTGCTCGATCGACGCCACGCGGCCCACCTCGACGCCGCGCATCGTCACCTTGGCGTCGGGTTCCATCACCAGACCCGACCGGGTCGAGGTGACGGTGAGCGGGACCGTCGAGGTGAACCCACCGGCGAACATCGTCAGTGCCACCGCGACGATCGCGGCG
This window of the Rhodococcus pyridinivorans genome carries:
- a CDS encoding MCE family protein, coding for MDTPSWKKKFAAFGLVGGLAAIVAVALTMFAGGFTSTVPLTVTSTRSGLVMEPDAKVTMRGVEVGRVASIEHTPAGAVLHLDMQPGQMQLIPSNARVAIESTTVFGAKFVDIVVPDDPSSVPMQEGAVIAADNVTVELNTVFEHLSDVLAQIQPEKLNATLGALSEALNGRGDALGAALAEADAYLVEMNPSLPQLQADLVSAAQVTDVYADTASDLMTTIGNAIDVGNTVVDEQQQLDLLLMNLTGLANTGRDVLGENETQLTTALDSLSRTTGLLGEYSPQLTCFIVGLNDARVAFEPMAGTGEYAALMLSTSFMGGATPYNDAQDLPVVGATGGPNCWGLPNFDPRRDGHAPFVVSNTGETPYKPATEAWIRYPTIFQYLFGDHLAGGR
- a CDS encoding MCE family protein, which translates into the protein MRATTVKFLIFAVTMTLIFAGLAVVFSQARFTGTENYRATFTDVSGLGAGDKVRIAGVQVGSVKTVDIGRDNTAEIEFDVDAKHTLFTGTRATVRYENLVGDRYLELLEGAGSVDVLPAGGNIPIEQTEPALDLDLLLGGFKPLLQGLDAQQVNDLSGALLQVFQGQGDTLVSLLGNTNSFTNSLADRDQLIGDVIDNLNAVLGTIDDHDREFENTIEQLHTLVGGLSADRDPIGASIPPIASGTADLAALLQNNRPDLQTVIAETNRTMTQLDLGKDDINRTLERLPSDYKKLIRVGAYGNFFQFFLCANTFKFSGPDGTTIRYTTANHDTGRCAKVE
- a CDS encoding MCE family protein, which translates into the protein MSTDTAPTTARRRPPLLVPVIIGAVVVLVLGALAVFVLPDLGKRTIHAEFASTSGLYEGDDVRVLGVSVGRISDIEPRDDLVQVTMKVDDGVEIPSDASAVVIAQSLVSARFVQLTPVYSGGPTIEDGATIPMQRTASPVEWDQIKTELMRLSEALGPEELDPQGSLGRFIDTAAENLEGNGQTVREALRELSDTMRTLSEGRTDLFSTVRNLQTFVSVLSSSNEQIVQFGGRLASVSDVLAQSSDQLGVSLSELNIAVGDVQRFVQDNRAELTESVERLADATEVLVRKRPEIERVLHSGPTSLANFYNIYKPAQGSLTGALAINNLANPVEWMCGSVAAAANATSERSEELCRQQLGPVLSSINANYLPLLVNPLAGVQAFPDDIVYTETWLEEASAGRGTAPEPSSSETASPVDGILGGLPSLQVPQDLGSLLQPGGVR
- a CDS encoding MCE family protein, with product MSAPRDPNYIRTGIIGLAVSAAIVLAGLQYDQLHFLSGGLSYSARFQDAGGLVPGDDVMLAGVNVGDVTEVRLDGQAVLVSFRIRDGIGLGDTTGADIKTNTVLGRKSLALRPGGDGVMRPNSIIGIEHTNSPYSLTDALGDLTTTVSELDTDRINDSLDALSQTLENTPPEIQGALEGMTRLSQSINARDESLHQLLERAESVTGILAERSDQVNALIVDANALFGELSLRRDAITELIANISSVSRQLTGLVQDNQAQMAPTLEKLNLVTANLQANKENIAGALDGLGPYISALGESVASGPFFNAYVSNILPAPWWKAIVDSQVAPDLLPEDLQDVIPDGPPTIKRDGE
- a CDS encoding MCE family protein, with protein sequence MTGRSMFRRLGVAATAVAVSTTLTACEWDGLNSIPMPGSAGRGEGAYEVQIEMPNVTTLTQNSPVRVDDVTVGSISGIELDGWHALVTVSLDEGVIVPANSLARIGQTSLLGSQHLELIPPVGEPPQGRLEDGDVIPLERAGAYPTTEQTLSSLSVVLNGGGLAQINDITTELNAALVGREDSIRNLLPRLDELVSTLDTQRGDIIAALEGMDRLAATVDDQNATLVRALEELPPALEVLSDQRSNLTAAMSSLGELSTVASRIVETSNDDLKANLEGLAPTLKALADSGSALTEVLGVLLTYPFPQAGINNIIRGDYANLAMTIDLTLDRLDLNFLSGTPLAGRLAGPEGILGRDAGLAAQATDPFRAPLEPPPPPPPGPEGKLTIPGIGEITIPGLPLGVPAP
- a CDS encoding MCE family protein, translated to MMLTRFVRIQLTIFAILTVVGLVVMSLMYVKLPALFGIGRYEIVVELQSTGGLYPHSNVTYRGNTVGTVRSVALSPTGVEALLSIDSDAKIPADVDAAVRSVSAVGEQYVDLVPRADGSGGERLADGDVIPIDRTSVPQEVGALLDQADVLLASISDTRLQTVVDEAFDAFNGSGPELQELIDSTRLFVQEASANSAETRQLIDQIGPLLDTQVVTSDAIRSWTRDMVTFTDRLRESDPDLRALLDVGPGAAAETESLLQELKPTLPLLLANLVSVGEVGVVYNAGIEQILVLYPPMTTALITAAGAGPPEDGAVVDFHLQVNDPPPCLAGFVPPEQWRSPADTSVVDTPGDIFCQLPQDYPNAVRGARNVPCMEYPGRRAPTPDTCRTGYSPTYSDNPWTGPPTPVASENVAPTPASYGERGDTAPAGVAARRIDPQTGTYIGPDGTVYTHADLGGDRSLESYMKAQQG